From a region of the Lactuca sativa cultivar Salinas chromosome 4, Lsat_Salinas_v11, whole genome shotgun sequence genome:
- the LOC128133824 gene encoding kiwellin-1-like: MRHLDLLISVFFLFLVLLATTSLEINAQTCKPSGGIRGRKPPLGECNRENNSDCCVQGKFYTTYTCSPPVTGDTKATLTINSFQKGGDGGGPSECDNQYHSDDTPVVALSTGWYKGGDRCHKYITINGNGRSVKAMVVDECDSTMGCDGDHDYQPPCPNNIFDASKAVWKALGVSEDNWGDLDITWTE, translated from the coding sequence AATTTCGGTTTTTTTTCTGTTCTTGGTTCTCCTGGCAACAACTTCATTGGAGATCAATGCTCAGACTTGCAAACCAAGTGGTGGTATCCGGGGAAGAAAACCGCCTCTAGGAGAATGCAACCGTGAGAACAACTCGGATTGTTGTGTCCAAGGTAAGTTTTACACCACGTATACATGCTCGCCTCCAGTGACAGGCGATACTAAAGCAACACTGACAATAAACAGTTTCCAAAAGGGAGGTGATGGTGGTGGTCCTTCGGAGTGTGACAACCAATACCACTCTGATGACACACCAGTTGTGGCGCTGTCAACTGGATGGTACAAGGGAGGGGATAGGTGCCACAAGTATATTACCATCAATGGAAATGGGAGGAGTGTAAAGGCAATGGTTGTGGATGAATGTGACTCTACTATGGGGTGCGATGGTGATCATGACTATCAACCACCTTGCCCTAATAATATTTTTGATGCTTCCAAAGCAGTGTGGAAGGCCTTAGGGGTATCCGAGGATAACTGGGGAGATTTGGATATTACCTGGACAGAGTGA